In the genome of Nocardia terpenica, one region contains:
- a CDS encoding ABC transporter ATP-binding protein, translating to MLETTANGRPDLSTRTVVVKDLVKKYPKSATAAIDRLDFSVDAGEIFGLLGPNGAGKTSTVGVLTTRIRPSSGTARVAGVDVARHPALARRHLAVVPQRSNLDMALSIRQNLLFHARYHGVPTDVRDARSARLLEQFGLADRADERPHRLSGGQAQRVMIARAMMHSPTVLFLDEPSTGLDPAARLFLWERIRELKDGGVTVVLTTHDMTEAATLSDRVGIMDHGRLLALDSPGNLTESVPTEAHTGTPTLEDVFIHYTGRALR from the coding sequence ATGCTCGAGACGACTGCGAACGGTAGACCAGACCTGTCGACCCGTACCGTGGTGGTGAAAGATCTGGTCAAGAAGTACCCGAAGAGCGCGACCGCCGCGATCGACCGATTGGATTTCTCCGTCGACGCGGGCGAGATATTCGGCCTGCTCGGCCCCAACGGCGCCGGAAAAACCAGTACCGTCGGCGTACTGACCACCCGCATACGCCCCTCCTCGGGCACCGCGCGGGTGGCCGGTGTGGATGTCGCGCGACACCCGGCCCTGGCGCGCCGCCACCTCGCGGTGGTTCCGCAGCGCAGCAATCTCGATATGGCCCTGTCGATCCGGCAGAACCTGCTGTTCCACGCCCGCTACCACGGCGTGCCCACGGACGTGCGCGACGCCCGAAGCGCCCGCCTGCTCGAACAATTCGGCCTGGCCGACCGTGCCGACGAACGACCGCATCGACTGTCCGGCGGGCAGGCCCAGCGCGTGATGATCGCGCGGGCGATGATGCATTCCCCCACGGTCCTGTTCCTCGACGAGCCCAGCACCGGCCTGGACCCGGCCGCGCGGCTGTTCCTCTGGGAGCGCATCCGAGAGCTGAAGGACGGCGGCGTCACCGTCGTGCTGACCACGCACGACATGACCGAGGCCGCGACGCTGTCCGATCGGGTGGGAATCATGGACCACGGCCGACTGCTCGCGCTCGACTCGCCGGGCAATCTGACCGAGAGCGTGCCGACCGAGGCACACACCGGAACACCCACTCTGGAAGACGTTTTCATTCATTACACGGGGAGGGCACTTCGTTGA
- a CDS encoding ABC transporter permease: MSTAVTGEIGAQTAFPYHRSFLAILLRDIYVTGRDLPGFLAQVALQPLFLLFVFGHVITTLGFADAHYSDLLFPGTIAMSAMLTSLQGTGMPLAIDFAVAKEIEDRLLAPIPLALVATEKILFGALRGVLTGILVFPIGLLMLGSIPLRAQGLPLLVVTLLLGSLVGASLGMVLGTLVPPNQINVVFAVIITPVLFTGCSQYPWPSLEHIPWFQWLTTLNPLTYVSETMRAALVPGVPHIASWICVLMIALWLALCGAVGLWGFQRRATNPA; the protein is encoded by the coding sequence TTGAGCACCGCGGTCACCGGGGAGATCGGCGCGCAGACCGCCTTTCCCTATCACCGGTCCTTTCTCGCCATCCTGCTGCGCGACATCTACGTGACCGGCCGGGACCTGCCGGGTTTCCTGGCGCAGGTGGCGCTGCAGCCGTTGTTCCTGCTGTTCGTCTTCGGGCATGTGATCACGACACTCGGATTCGCCGACGCCCACTACTCCGATCTGCTGTTTCCCGGAACCATCGCCATGTCGGCGATGCTGACGAGCCTGCAGGGCACCGGAATGCCGCTGGCGATCGACTTCGCGGTGGCCAAGGAGATCGAGGACCGGCTGCTGGCACCGATTCCACTCGCGCTGGTCGCGACGGAGAAGATTCTGTTCGGAGCGCTGCGCGGCGTGCTGACGGGCATTCTGGTATTTCCGATCGGCCTGCTCATGCTGGGCTCGATACCGCTTCGCGCCCAAGGACTCCCGCTGCTGGTGGTGACCTTGCTGCTCGGCAGCCTGGTCGGCGCCTCGCTGGGCATGGTGCTCGGAACTCTCGTTCCGCCGAATCAGATCAACGTCGTCTTCGCGGTGATCATCACCCCGGTGCTGTTCACCGGGTGCAGCCAATACCCGTGGCCGTCACTGGAACACATCCCGTGGTTCCAGTGGCTCACCACGCTCAATCCGCTGACCTACGTGAGCGAGACCATGCGGGCGGCCCTGGTGCCCGGCGTGCCACACATCGCGAGCTGGATCTGCGTGCTCATGATCGCGCTGTGGCTCGCGCTCTGCGGCGCCGTCGGTCTGTGGGGATTCCAGCGTCGAGCGACGAACC
- a CDS encoding AfsR/SARP family transcriptional regulator, whose product MNESVSQNTGDQKVRFFVLGPLLAYRGTKLVDLGPAKQRSLLGVLALHPNQPVTRTEIIDSLWADHAPTSVQNLVHTYIARLRLKLEQRPRPRGSGEVIVSTAQGYMLNADTDQLDLLRFRELLKSTDARRDEENPDIAFATLREAVDLWRGDILTDVRLDSPSMSATVALRHEYVMAAIRLAQAANALERDAEVLPTLERAVHIEPLHEGICARLMIALASSGNQVGALRVFHGLRVQLQREFGVDPGPELRRAHQRVLRHEIHSRTA is encoded by the coding sequence ATGAACGAAAGTGTCTCGCAGAATACCGGTGACCAAAAAGTCAGGTTCTTCGTCCTCGGACCGTTATTGGCATACCGCGGCACGAAGCTGGTGGATCTCGGCCCCGCCAAACAGCGCTCCCTGCTGGGCGTGCTGGCGTTGCACCCCAATCAGCCGGTCACTCGGACCGAGATAATCGACAGTCTCTGGGCCGACCACGCGCCCACATCGGTCCAGAATCTGGTGCATACCTATATCGCCCGCCTGCGCCTCAAGCTGGAGCAACGACCCCGGCCCCGCGGGAGTGGAGAAGTCATCGTGTCCACCGCGCAGGGATACATGCTGAACGCGGATACCGATCAACTCGATCTGCTGCGATTTCGGGAACTGCTGAAGAGCACGGACGCCCGCAGGGACGAGGAGAATCCGGATATCGCCTTCGCCACGCTGCGCGAGGCCGTCGATCTGTGGCGGGGAGATATTCTGACCGACGTCCGGCTCGACAGTCCGTCGATGTCGGCGACGGTCGCGCTACGGCACGAATACGTGATGGCGGCAATTCGCCTGGCGCAGGCGGCCAACGCCCTCGAGCGAGACGCCGAGGTGCTACCGACACTCGAACGAGCCGTCCACATCGAACCACTGCACGAGGGAATCTGCGCCCGCTTGATGATCGCGCTGGCCAGCAGCGGAAACCAGGTCGGCGCGCTGCGCGTCTTTCACGGCCTGCGCGTTCAACTACAGCGAGAGTTCGGGGTGGATCCCGGCCCGGAATTGCGCCGGGCGCATCAGCGGGTACTTCGACACGAAATTCATTCGCGCACCGCCTGA